The genomic window CGCCGCCGGCCAGCTTGATGATGTCCATCGTGGCCATGGCGAGGCCGGCGCCGTTCACCATGCAGCCCACGTTCCCGTCCAGCTTGACGTAGTTGAGGTTGTACCGCGAGGCCTCGACCTCGAGCGGTGTCTCCTCGTGGACATCCCGGAGCGCGGCGACCGCCGGCTGGCGGAAGAGCGCGTTGTCATCCAAGTTGAGCTTGGCATCGAGGGCGATCAGGCGGCCGTCAGCGGTCACCACGAGCGGATTGATCTCGGCAAGGGAGCAGTCCCTGGCAAAGTAGCACCGGAACAGGTCCAGGACCAGCGCGACGCCGGCCTTGTGGAGGTCGCCCGTGAGCCCGAGGGCGAACGCCAGGTTGCGTGCCTGGAACGGCTGGAGGCCGAGCGCAGAGTCAGCCCACTCGCGGCGGATCTTCTGGGGGGACACCGCGGCGACTTCCTCGATCTCCATCCCCCCGGCCTCTGAGGCCATGACAACGAGCGCCGCGCGGGCGCGATCCAGCGTGACAGAGAGGTAGAGCTCCCGGCCGATGGGAGAGGCTTCCTCGACCAGAACCTTGCGGACCTCGATCCCCTCGGGCGGAGTCTGAGGGCTCTTCAGCCTCATGCCGAGGATGGCGCGAGCGGCACCCTCCGCCTCGTCGGGAGTCGAAGCCAGCTTGATCCCGCCCGCCTTCCCGCGGCCGCCGGCGTGGACCTGGGCCTTGACCGCCACGCGCCCGCCGACCTTCTGCGCGATGGCTCGCGCCTCGAACGGGGTCTCGGCGACGTCACCCGCCGGCACCGGCATCCCGAACTCCCTGAGGATCGCCTTGGCCTGGTACTCGTGGATCTTCATGCCATCAGTTGGCCCGTCGCCGCCCACCCCACCACAAGGAGCGCCGGGGCTTCATTCCAACCCGATGAGCCGCCGCGCGTTGCGATGCGCGATCTTCTCGGCGGTGGCCGGCGTGAGCTCGCCGAGGACCGCGCGGTAGTACGCCACCAGCTCGTCGAGCTGCTGCAGGCGCTCGGTGTTGTTGATGTCGAGGCCGAGGAGGAAGCGGTCCGGCAACTCTTCGAAGACCGTCCGCCACTCCTCCTTGAGCCGGCCGCTGGCGTCGGTGAGCGAGTTCTGGTCGACCGGGATCCCCATCCGGAAGATCGGGTTCCGTGTGGAGAGGTCGGCGTAGAGGTTCGCGTACTTCCGCATCAGGTCGCGGGCAATCCCGGCCGGGCCACTCCCCACGTGGGCCCATATGAACACCGTCTTCGGGTTGCCCACCACCGCCCGCTCTAGCTCGCGGCTGTACTCATGCTCAACGTGGACCGTTACAGGCACGTTGTGTCGCGCCGCCAGCTCGTAGATCCGCATGACTACGGGTCCGTCGGCTGTGTGCGCGTTCCCGGTCGGCCGGTGGCGAAGCGGCAGCTCGCCGATCCCCCGCGCACCCTCGCTCCGCAGTTTCTCATCGATGAGCGCCGCCGTCTCCGAAGTGAAGCTCGGCCCTTGCTTGGCGGGATCGTGGGGCGCGGCCACGAAAGCGTACACGAGGTCGGGATACTTGCGCTGTACCATGACCGGCGCCGCGAAGAGGAACATCCCCGAGACGCCCGCCGCTCGTAGCCGGTCGACGATCTCGAAGGGCGAGACCTCCCCCCCGGTTCCTTGAGGCGGTCGCGCCGGGCGCGCCCGGGGACCGCCAGGACGGGCCATAGCGCCCACTCCGGGACGGATCATGTGGGCGTGGGCGTCGAAGATCGGCCCGGAGTACCCGGAGGCCGCGCGCGCGGCAGGAGCCGGCGCCGGTTTGGAAGAGGTCGCGCTGGCTCCAGGCGCCGCCACGCTCGTCTCCGGCCGCACGACCTGGGTGGAGGCGGAGGTTCCGAGCAGCTGCGCGCGGTAGAACGCGATCGCCCGCTGGTGGAGGCGCCCCGCGGTATCGGGCCGGAAGGTCATGGCGTGGATGCCGCCCTCGACGTACTCGGCCTCGACCGGCTTGCCGAGCTCTCGCAGTGCCCGCTGAGGACCGAGAGCGCAAGTAACGTGACGGCCCAGGAACATCGCTCGCTCATTGAGGCCTCCTCGGCGAACAACGTGAGGGCGGCAGCGTCAAACGCGCCAGAGCACCCAGAGCGTGGCGGCGGTGCCGATCACCGCGCAGCCGTACGAGAGGATCGCGATCGGCGTCCTGAGGCCGTGGAGGCCGATGTCCTCCAGGATGAAGCGGAGGCGATGGAAGCAGTGGTAGAGGGGAAGGGCGATGAGCACGAAGAGATAGAGTTTGATCAGAGGCTGGCCGACCAGCGCCAGCATCCGGGCGTGGCTGATCGAGATCCAGCCGAGGGGAACCGCCAGCCCGTGGAGAAAGAGATGCACGGGCACGAGCAAGGCGGCGACCATGCCCCCCGCAGCGAAGAGCGCCCACCAGAATGGCTCGATCGTCTTTCCCGTCGCCACGGCTCAAGCTCCCAGCAGAAAGAAGGCCAGGATCACCAGCGAGACGACGCCCCAGACGACAAACGCCCCGGCGGCGACCAGCTTGGACGGCACCTGCCGCTCTCCGAGGCGGACGACCTGCACGACACCGGTGAGCTTGAGCCAGGTCACGCTGTGATAGAGCGCGAACGCCAGAGCCACAACATGGAAGACGATCCAGCCCGGGGACGCGAGCATCTCGACGAACGCGACGTAGGTCTGCGCCCCCCGGGCGAGCTGCCGGATCTCGACGAGGAAGACGACGAGGAAGATGGCGATGAAGACAACGGAGAGCTCCCGCATCATGAACGCAAAGTATCTCGGGTGACGCAGCCACCAGGTGGCCGGCAGCTTCGGGTAATAGAGCCCGGCGCGATCGGAGCGCGTCGCCGTCGTCATCGCTTTTCCGCCTTCTGGCGTCCGCCCCACGGCAGGAGAAAGGACAGGAACCAGTCCTTGGTCCCCGCCACCTTCGAGCGCTGGATCGCGGCAGCCGGGTCTACGCCCTTCGGGCAGACCACCGAGCACTCCCCCACAAAGGTACACTCCCATACGCCCACCGCCTCGGCGAGGATCGGCTGGCGCAGTCGATAGCCTTCGTCCCGCGAGTCCAGGTTGTAGCGGTAGCCCAGCGCAATCGCGGCGGGCCCGATGAATGCCGGGTGCAGGCCGTACACGGGGCACGCCGCGTAGCAGAGCATGCAGTTGATGCACATGCTGAACTGCTTGTAGAGGTCGAGCTGCGCCGGCGTCTGCAGATACTCACCCTCGGCGACCGGTTTTTCCTTCTCCCGGATGATCCAGGGCTTGACGCGGCGAAGCTTCTCCATGAAGTCGTCGAGGGAGATCACCAGGTCCCGGACCACGGGGAAGTTGGCGAGCGGCTCCACCCGGATCGGCCCGGGGCGCGAGTCCCTGAGAAACGCGGCGCACGTGAGCTTGGTGACGCCGTTCACCATCTTGCCGCAGCTCGCGCATACCCCCATCCGACATGACCACCGGTACGCCAGCGTCCCGTCGACGCAGTCCTTGATGTAGTTCAGC from Candidatus Rokuibacteriota bacterium includes these protein-coding regions:
- a CDS encoding succinate dehydrogenase/fumarate reductase iron-sulfur subunit, with product MAEETITLEVTRYRPGHDREPRLQAFQVPYRKDWVVLDALNYIKDCVDGTLAYRWSCRMGVCASCGKMVNGVTKLTCAAFLRDSRPGPIRVEPLANFPVVRDLVISLDDFMEKLRRVKPWIIREKEKPVAEGEYLQTPAQLDLYKQFSMCINCMLCYAACPVYGLHPAFIGPAAIALGYRYNLDSRDEGYRLRQPILAEAVGVWECTFVGECSVVCPKGVDPAAAIQRSKVAGTKDWFLSFLLPWGGRQKAEKR
- a CDS encoding fumarate reductase subunit C; protein product: MTTATRSDRAGLYYPKLPATWWLRHPRYFAFMMRELSVVFIAIFLVVFLVEIRQLARGAQTYVAFVEMLASPGWIVFHVVALAFALYHSVTWLKLTGVVQVVRLGERQVPSKLVAAGAFVVWGVVSLVILAFFLLGA
- the sucC gene encoding ADP-forming succinate--CoA ligase subunit beta yields the protein MKIHEYQAKAILREFGMPVPAGDVAETPFEARAIAQKVGGRVAVKAQVHAGGRGKAGGIKLASTPDEAEGAARAILGMRLKSPQTPPEGIEVRKVLVEEASPIGRELYLSVTLDRARAALVVMASEAGGMEIEEVAAVSPQKIRREWADSALGLQPFQARNLAFALGLTGDLHKAGVALVLDLFRCYFARDCSLAEINPLVVTADGRLIALDAKLNLDDNALFRQPAVAALRDVHEETPLEVEASRYNLNYVKLDGNVGCMVNGAGLAMATMDIIKLAGGEPANFLDVGGGASAEQIENAFRILSSDRNVKAVLINVFGGILRCDRLAEGVIAAVRKLGLTLPVVIRMEGTNVEEGRRMLAESGLNFTTAASMGDGAEKVVALARSAR
- a CDS encoding amidohydrolase family protein, which gives rise to MFLGRHVTCALGPQRALRELGKPVEAEYVEGGIHAMTFRPDTAGRLHQRAIAFYRAQLLGTSASTQVVRPETSVAAPGASATSSKPAPAPAARAASGYSGPIFDAHAHMIRPGVGAMARPGGPRARPARPPQGTGGEVSPFEIVDRLRAAGVSGMFLFAAPVMVQRKYPDLVYAFVAAPHDPAKQGPSFTSETAALIDEKLRSEGARGIGELPLRHRPTGNAHTADGPVVMRIYELAARHNVPVTVHVEHEYSRELERAVVGNPKTVFIWAHVGSGPAGIARDLMRKYANLYADLSTRNPIFRMGIPVDQNSLTDASGRLKEEWRTVFEELPDRFLLGLDINNTERLQQLDELVAYYRAVLGELTPATAEKIAHRNARRLIGLE
- a CDS encoding fumarate reductase subunit D — protein: MVAALLVPVHLFLHGLAVPLGWISISHARMLALVGQPLIKLYLFVLIALPLYHCFHRLRFILEDIGLHGLRTPIAILSYGCAVIGTAATLWVLWRV